The Leucothrix mucor DSM 2157 DNA window AAGTTTGGCATGGCCTGTGCAATATACTTTTCAGTTACAACATTAACCCATAAGAAAAACAACATAAAAAGAGAGTAATAAAAATGAAAAAGCAACTCCAGAAAGGTTTCACCCTGATCGAATTAATGATCGTAGTAGCAATCATCGGTATCTTGGCTTCTATTGCGCTGCCGGCTTATCAGGATTACACGATTCGCGCCCGCGTCTCTGAGGGAATGACACTATCTTCTGCATTAAAAACATCAATTGTTGAAGCGTTTAACTCACAAGGACCTCGTGATATGGGCTGTATCCAAGATGGCACAGGCTGTGATGAAATTAACGCTTCACCAATTTTATCAACTAAGAATGTTTCTAAAATTGAATCGAACGCGGCGGGTGTCATTACCATCACTTATGATGGAAGTGTAAACAATGGCGGCACCTTAACCCTAACACCAACTGATGGTACTGGCACGGCATTAGCACTTAATCTAAACGCAAGCGGTGGTACTCCTTTCCAGTATGTTTGTGCCGCAGGCACTTTAATTTCAAAATATGTTCCAGCAACATGTAAGCCATAATTAATTTTTAAGAGTAGAGCGAAAGCTCTACTCTTTTTACTTTGAGTATTTATGACTTCTCAAGCCAAATCAAATTTTGGATTTACCTTAATTGAGTTAATCATGGTAATAGCCATAATAGGAATTCTTGCATCAATCGCACTTCCAACCTACCAAACATACGTTAAGAGATCCTATGTCGCTAATGGGCTTCATTTTTCTGGCAGGGTTAAATTCGCAGTTTATGAGTTCTACACCAACAACGGTAATTGGCCAATCGATAACGCCGCTGCCGAACTATTAGATCCAAATGAGTATCAAAGCCAAGAAATTAAATCCATTTCAGTTGACGCAGGTACCATCACAATCACCTATAATTCAAAAGTAATAAATGACTCAACAATCACTTTGATGCCAACGTTTAATAACGGCTACAGCTGGGACTGTACTGGCGGAACAATACCAAACAACATCAGACCACCAAGCTGTAGATAAAAATCAAAGCCTAGTTTTCTCTAAACTACTAAAAGCCTGCTAGCATACCACCCTGTTATTACAAACTCCTTGGTAGCAATGAAAATGGCTAGTTTAAATACACAAAAAACCAAACACATCCTCTGCGTAGAAGATGAACCCGCAATCCGTGACATGATCCGTTTCTCCCTGGAACGCGAAGGCTACACCGTTCACGATGCCGAAAGCGCTCAACAATTATCCGAGCAACTCGTCGAACAGCGCCCCGATCTAATCCTAATCGACTGGATGCTCCCAGACGGCAATGGTCCACAGTTAGTCAAACAA harbors:
- a CDS encoding pilin; translation: MKKQLQKGFTLIELMIVVAIIGILASIALPAYQDYTIRARVSEGMTLSSALKTSIVEAFNSQGPRDMGCIQDGTGCDEINASPILSTKNVSKIESNAAGVITITYDGSVNNGGTLTLTPTDGTGTALALNLNASGGTPFQYVCAAGTLISKYVPATCKP
- a CDS encoding pilin, whose protein sequence is MTSQAKSNFGFTLIELIMVIAIIGILASIALPTYQTYVKRSYVANGLHFSGRVKFAVYEFYTNNGNWPIDNAAAELLDPNEYQSQEIKSISVDAGTITITYNSKVINDSTITLMPTFNNGYSWDCTGGTIPNNIRPPSCR